A genomic region of Thermodesulfitimonas autotrophica contains the following coding sequences:
- a CDS encoding DUF342 domain-containing protein: MSESQLVEPGVAWVKDGKVFVRDPGENGPPALISPGQGIRLIVNGTEQQGLTPVYEKDKIEIIPETHEEPGRIAVLVAPTKFKAYLDVRLTKRTTYRLADTEPQQNLVLEAVPVTEELMPLDKEGLYRLLAENRVTHGILEAALASLYEKPTNGRLLIAEGKSPEPPVDEKVLITCCIDGEARPVILENGTADYRNLGRFPSVEAGAVLAVKQPGIPGKPGFRVDGEPVQPPPKTVELEAGPGATLSPDAKSVIATVSGRPVIRQAGNRYLCSVEPYLKIKGDVNLETGHIIFKGDVEIAGSVREAMRVEAAGKVFVGGEVAEATIVAEGDVIARSIIGSTVRAGGPKVYYEKVRQTVTEVAQLLTQALRNVEPALQHAAARGRKLTPPGALLMLIDSKYQRLPQAVKELVKLIETAPQFKVKVPPPWRETISSLSDLFLKFGLATEQNLENVLKALKELVLLQAEVTELASGAQAGITAQYVLNSDLEATGNVQVTGQGAFNSNIRAGGGVRVLGIFRGGEIEAQDNVFIGLAGSDIAVKTVIKVPSNKKIEIKKSYPGVVLYVGRQVAEITKPQREIHTGLDSEGRLEISAISWEPETQDKGKEPSA; this comes from the coding sequence TTGTCGGAAAGCCAGTTAGTGGAACCCGGGGTGGCATGGGTTAAGGACGGAAAAGTTTTTGTCCGTGATCCGGGAGAGAATGGCCCGCCAGCCCTTATTTCCCCTGGCCAGGGCATTCGCCTGATCGTCAACGGCACCGAACAGCAGGGGTTAACGCCCGTTTACGAAAAAGACAAAATCGAAATCATCCCTGAAACGCATGAGGAGCCCGGGAGGATTGCGGTCCTGGTCGCCCCAACCAAATTCAAGGCCTACCTTGACGTCCGCCTGACGAAACGCACTACCTACCGGCTCGCCGATACCGAGCCCCAGCAAAACCTTGTTTTAGAAGCGGTGCCGGTAACCGAAGAACTGATGCCGCTCGACAAAGAGGGACTCTACCGCCTCCTCGCGGAAAACCGCGTCACCCACGGGATTTTGGAAGCGGCGCTTGCCTCCCTCTACGAAAAACCTACCAACGGACGCCTCCTCATCGCCGAAGGGAAAAGCCCCGAACCGCCGGTCGATGAAAAAGTCCTGATCACCTGTTGCATAGATGGCGAAGCCAGACCGGTAATTCTCGAAAACGGAACGGCCGACTACCGTAACCTGGGCCGCTTCCCTTCCGTGGAAGCAGGGGCCGTCCTGGCGGTCAAGCAACCCGGGATACCCGGGAAACCCGGCTTCCGCGTCGACGGCGAACCCGTTCAACCGCCGCCGAAGACCGTTGAGTTAGAGGCAGGCCCGGGCGCTACCCTTTCCCCCGACGCCAAATCCGTAATAGCGACAGTGAGCGGCCGGCCGGTCATCCGCCAGGCGGGTAACCGTTATCTATGTTCGGTAGAACCCTACCTTAAAATCAAGGGTGATGTAAACCTCGAAACCGGTCACATAATCTTTAAGGGCGACGTCGAAATCGCCGGTAGCGTGCGCGAAGCGATGCGGGTGGAGGCCGCCGGAAAGGTTTTCGTCGGCGGCGAGGTTGCTGAAGCAACCATCGTCGCCGAAGGCGATGTCATTGCCCGGAGCATCATCGGCAGCACGGTCCGGGCAGGCGGCCCGAAAGTGTACTATGAAAAGGTCAGGCAAACAGTCACCGAAGTAGCGCAGCTTTTAACCCAGGCGTTGCGAAATGTGGAGCCGGCACTCCAGCACGCAGCCGCCCGCGGCCGCAAACTCACCCCGCCAGGCGCGCTCCTGATGTTAATCGACAGTAAATACCAGCGCCTTCCTCAGGCGGTCAAGGAACTTGTCAAATTAATAGAGACGGCACCCCAATTCAAAGTCAAGGTACCACCTCCCTGGCGGGAAACCATTTCGAGCTTGAGCGACCTCTTTCTCAAATTTGGCTTGGCTACCGAACAGAATCTGGAAAACGTTTTGAAGGCTTTGAAAGAGCTTGTCTTGCTCCAGGCGGAAGTTACCGAGCTTGCCTCCGGGGCCCAGGCGGGGATAACAGCCCAATACGTGCTCAACAGCGATCTTGAGGCCACCGGTAACGTTCAGGTAACGGGCCAGGGAGCATTCAATTCAAATATCCGGGCCGGTGGTGGCGTTCGGGTCCTGGGCATCTTCCGCGGTGGTGAAATAGAAGCCCAGGATAATGTTTTTATCGGCCTCGCCGGATCCGATATCGCGGTCAAAACGGTCATTAAAGTGCCCAGCAATAAAAAGATTGAGATCAAGAAGTCCTATCCCGGCGTGGTACTTTACGTAGGCAGACAGGTAGCCGAGATCACCAAACCGCAGCGCGAGATTCACACCGGCCTTGATAGCGAAGGGCGCCTCGAAATCAGCGCCATCTCCTGGGAACCCGAAACCCAGGATAAAGGGAAAGAGCCCTCTGCCTGA
- a CDS encoding TIGR04086 family membrane protein: MGLELEKERSRGLNLIAIGRGTLMGAVASLTGTLLMAALFYFTSLSERTFPYIVSFVLFLSGMLGGSLAARSAGNRGLIHGLAAGTALFLLLWLAAVAVLPGPVTSGMLLKKFFLLASGGALGGFLGIALLP; this comes from the coding sequence ATGGGTCTGGAACTTGAAAAGGAACGGTCCCGGGGGCTGAACCTTATTGCCATCGGCCGCGGCACTTTGATGGGCGCCGTTGCCTCGCTCACCGGAACCCTGCTTATGGCGGCCCTCTTTTATTTCACCAGCCTCTCCGAGAGGACCTTTCCTTACATCGTTTCCTTTGTACTCTTCCTCAGCGGCATGCTCGGGGGCAGCCTTGCCGCAAGGTCTGCCGGCAACCGCGGGCTCATTCACGGCCTTGCCGCCGGGACGGCCCTTTTCCTTCTGCTGTGGCTCGCCGCGGTGGCCGTCCTGCCCGGCCCCGTAACTTCCGGGATGCTCCTCAAAAAGTTCTTCCTCCTCGCCTCGGGCGGTGCGCTCGGTGGCTTTCTCGGTATTGCCCTGCTGCCGTAA
- a CDS encoding M24 family metallopeptidase, giving the protein MPEELLQGEVYRRVQGLQRRLQAEGITAALLTQSADILYYSGTCQSGHLYIPAEGEPVFMVRRDYEQARLTAALKNVVPLRRFGEIPGILSGFGLPVPEVLGCECDVLPVSIYLRYQKLFPGTRFVDVSGFIRQQRAVKSPYEIEILAESGRRLDQMLATVPRVAEVGRTEVEMAGLLEGEARRLGHQGLVRFRGMNYDFFMGHLLTGPSGAAPSSFDGPVSGLGLDPSFAFGAGWRRLKADEPLYVDYGFAYRGYITDATRVFVIGELSGRLARAHAVALEIQAAVLEAVRPGVTGGALYELAVAMARKADLADNFQGWRQPVRFIGHGVGLELNELPVLAAGVEETLAPGMVFALEPKFVFPGEGAVGIENTVVVTANGVERLTNFPDGIYQLR; this is encoded by the coding sequence TTGCCGGAAGAGTTGCTCCAGGGGGAAGTTTACCGGCGCGTGCAGGGACTCCAGCGGCGCCTGCAGGCTGAGGGCATCACGGCGGCGCTTCTGACTCAAAGCGCGGACATCCTCTACTACTCCGGGACCTGCCAGAGCGGGCACCTCTATATTCCGGCGGAAGGAGAGCCGGTTTTCATGGTCCGCCGGGATTACGAGCAGGCGCGCCTGACGGCGGCGCTGAAAAACGTGGTGCCCTTGCGGCGTTTCGGCGAGATTCCCGGGATCCTCAGCGGCTTCGGCCTGCCAGTGCCGGAGGTTCTGGGGTGTGAGTGCGACGTCCTGCCGGTGAGCATTTATCTGCGCTACCAGAAACTGTTTCCAGGTACCCGCTTTGTCGACGTCTCCGGATTCATCCGCCAACAGCGGGCGGTAAAGTCGCCCTACGAGATTGAAATTCTGGCGGAGAGCGGCCGCCGCCTGGACCAGATGCTTGCTACTGTGCCGCGGGTGGCTGAAGTGGGCCGGACGGAGGTGGAGATGGCGGGTCTTCTTGAGGGGGAAGCGCGGCGGCTCGGGCACCAGGGTCTGGTGCGGTTTCGCGGGATGAACTATGATTTCTTCATGGGGCACTTGCTTACGGGACCAAGCGGGGCGGCGCCGTCCTCCTTTGATGGGCCGGTTTCCGGGCTGGGTCTTGACCCGAGCTTCGCGTTTGGTGCCGGCTGGCGGCGGCTTAAAGCCGATGAACCGCTCTATGTCGATTACGGCTTCGCCTACCGCGGTTACATCACCGACGCGACGCGCGTTTTCGTGATCGGGGAACTGAGCGGGCGGCTGGCGCGGGCCCACGCCGTAGCGCTGGAGATCCAGGCGGCGGTTCTGGAGGCTGTTCGTCCGGGTGTTACGGGCGGGGCGCTCTACGAACTGGCGGTGGCAATGGCCCGGAAGGCGGACTTGGCGGATAATTTTCAGGGCTGGCGGCAACCGGTCCGTTTTATCGGCCACGGCGTTGGTCTTGAACTCAACGAGCTTCCTGTGCTCGCCGCGGGGGTCGAGGAGACGCTGGCGCCCGGGATGGTTTTTGCGCTTGAGCCGAAGTTTGTCTTTCCGGGTGAAGGGGCGGTGGGCATCGAAAATACGGTAGTTGTGACCGCAAACGGGGTGGAGCGGCTTACCAATTTCCCCGACGGTATTTACCAGCTGCGGTGA
- the glgA gene encoding glycogen synthase GlgA: protein MFDRPLKILMVASEVVPFAKVGGLADVAGSLPKALAFGANEQGNDVRIVLPHYKGIEGVDYALDFPVSLAGRLRTCILRKAKIEAQYKGQTREIPVYLTGNYHYFYRDGIYAFPDDAERFAFFCFAVLEMLPRLGWQPDIIHCNDWQTGPIPLLLKTHYAHDPFYQKISAVYTIHNLQYQGNFPRETLRLFNLGDDYFRPDRLEFYGTFSFMKAGILYADVISTVSKTYAQEIQTPAFGERMDGLLRMRAKDLYGIVNGINYHEFNPATDPRIHRNYSADNIADKKENKFALQKEMDLPIKDVPVLGIVSRLVAQKGLDLIDEIAEELMQLDIQLVVLGTGDPYYHKMFERLKRSYPQKIGLQLGFNPVLAQRIYAGADIFLMPSRFEPCGLGQLIAMRYGTIPVVRATGGLADTVTEFNPATLCGNGFVFTGYSGRELYAAIARALKLYRDNPDVWQRLVKNAMLLDFSWARSAVEYLQLYREAISRNAVALRTA from the coding sequence GTGTTTGACCGCCCTTTAAAGATCCTGATGGTTGCTTCGGAAGTCGTTCCTTTTGCCAAGGTGGGGGGCTTGGCCGATGTTGCCGGTTCCTTGCCGAAAGCCCTGGCCTTCGGCGCCAACGAGCAGGGTAATGATGTCCGTATTGTCCTCCCGCACTACAAGGGAATCGAAGGTGTGGATTACGCCCTCGATTTTCCCGTTTCGCTCGCGGGACGGTTAAGAACCTGTATCCTAAGGAAGGCAAAGATTGAAGCCCAGTACAAGGGGCAGACGCGCGAGATTCCCGTTTACCTCACCGGGAACTACCACTACTTCTACCGGGACGGGATCTACGCCTTCCCTGATGATGCCGAGCGCTTCGCCTTCTTTTGCTTCGCCGTGCTGGAGATGTTGCCCCGGCTGGGATGGCAGCCGGATATCATCCACTGCAACGACTGGCAGACGGGGCCGATTCCCCTGCTCCTCAAGACGCACTACGCACACGACCCGTTCTACCAGAAGATTTCTGCCGTTTACACAATTCACAACCTGCAGTACCAGGGAAATTTCCCGCGGGAAACGCTGCGGCTCTTTAATCTCGGTGACGACTACTTCCGCCCTGATCGCCTCGAGTTTTACGGTACCTTTAGCTTTATGAAAGCGGGCATCCTTTACGCGGACGTCATCAGCACGGTGAGTAAGACCTACGCCCAGGAGATTCAGACGCCGGCCTTCGGGGAGCGGATGGACGGTCTCTTGCGGATGCGCGCCAAGGACCTGTACGGAATTGTGAACGGGATCAACTACCACGAATTCAACCCGGCCACCGACCCGCGCATCCACCGGAACTACAGCGCCGATAACATTGCGGATAAAAAGGAAAACAAGTTCGCCCTGCAAAAAGAAATGGACCTGCCAATCAAGGACGTTCCGGTATTGGGAATCGTCTCCCGGCTGGTAGCGCAGAAGGGGCTGGACCTCATCGACGAAATTGCCGAAGAATTAATGCAGCTCGATATCCAGCTTGTCGTTTTAGGCACCGGCGACCCCTATTACCATAAGATGTTCGAAAGACTCAAGCGGTCTTACCCGCAAAAGATCGGGCTACAACTCGGCTTCAACCCCGTCCTGGCCCAGCGCATTTACGCGGGGGCGGATATATTCTTAATGCCCTCGCGGTTTGAACCTTGCGGTCTGGGGCAGTTGATCGCCATGCGTTACGGAACAATTCCGGTGGTGCGGGCTACGGGGGGGTTAGCCGACACGGTAACGGAGTTCAACCCGGCGACACTTTGCGGTAACGGTTTTGTTTTCACCGGCTATAGTGGTAGGGAACTTTACGCCGCGATTGCCCGCGCTCTAAAACTCTACCGGGATAATCCCGATGTCTGGCAGCGCCTGGTGAAGAACGCGATGCTTTTGGACTTTTCGTGGGCGCGGTCGGCGGTGGAGTACTTACAGCTTTACCGGGAGGCCATTTCCCGTAACGCAGTTGCGCTTCGCACGGCGTAA
- a CDS encoding NUDIX domain-containing protein, whose translation MLFKEKILSSEYPFRGKILNVRVDRVLLPDGRISTREVVEYSGAVAIVPLTETLEVIMVRQYRHPVGRELIEIPAGKIEAGEEPEACARRELAEEVGLQAGRLEFIGRFYPTPGFANELTHLYLARELTPGTASPDDGEFLEVVRLPFAEALGMVLHGEICDAKTICGLLLTSRMLEGTEAR comes from the coding sequence TTGCTCTTCAAGGAAAAAATCCTGAGTTCCGAATATCCTTTCCGAGGTAAGATCCTGAATGTCCGCGTCGACCGGGTGCTCCTGCCCGATGGCAGGATAAGCACGCGCGAGGTGGTCGAGTATTCCGGCGCGGTTGCCATTGTGCCGCTCACCGAGACGCTTGAGGTTATCATGGTCCGGCAGTACCGCCACCCGGTCGGCAGAGAGTTGATCGAGATTCCGGCAGGCAAGATCGAGGCCGGCGAGGAGCCCGAGGCTTGCGCGCGACGGGAGTTGGCCGAAGAGGTGGGCCTTCAGGCCGGGCGTTTGGAATTCATCGGCCGGTTTTACCCGACTCCGGGTTTCGCAAACGAACTTACGCACCTTTACCTGGCAAGGGAGCTGACTCCCGGCACGGCGTCGCCGGACGACGGGGAGTTTTTAGAGGTCGTCCGGCTGCCCTTTGCGGAGGCGCTGGGTATGGTTCTGCACGGGGAGATATGTGACGCCAAGACAATCTGCGGGCTGCTCCTGACGAGCCGGATGCTCGAAGGGACGGAGGCGAGGTAA
- a CDS encoding septum site-determining protein MinC → MQGVQIKGTRDGLVIMLNPARTFDELKESLLRQLEQARDFFKGARVTFYNGQTEIPAEHREELLRIVARYGLIYTDNITYPYAGRPAERSSTATPSSAICYKHQQVLSPIPPEPAVLPEMAEPALLLNRSLRAGQAVKTERHLVITGDVHPGAQVSAGGSIVVLGHLAGRAAAGLYGDRTTVVVAGRLAPVALSIAGISATPPTKTLVAAKAVLEGDKIVYRSFYR, encoded by the coding sequence ATGCAGGGCGTGCAGATCAAGGGAACTCGCGACGGTCTGGTAATCATGCTCAATCCGGCCCGTACTTTCGATGAACTTAAAGAAAGCCTGCTCCGCCAGTTAGAACAGGCCCGCGATTTCTTTAAAGGGGCACGCGTCACCTTTTATAACGGCCAAACCGAAATCCCTGCCGAGCACAGGGAGGAACTCCTCCGGATTGTGGCCCGCTACGGACTGATTTATACGGACAATATCACTTACCCGTATGCGGGTAGGCCTGCAGAGCGAAGCTCAACCGCCACGCCAAGCAGCGCTATCTGCTACAAGCACCAGCAAGTTCTTTCCCCCATACCGCCGGAGCCCGCCGTACTGCCGGAGATGGCTGAGCCCGCTCTGCTACTTAACCGGAGCCTCCGCGCAGGGCAAGCCGTTAAAACCGAAAGACACCTCGTCATCACCGGAGACGTTCACCCCGGTGCCCAGGTGAGCGCTGGTGGGAGCATTGTGGTTCTCGGCCACCTTGCCGGGCGGGCGGCCGCAGGCCTTTACGGTGACCGCACCACGGTGGTCGTCGCCGGCCGCCTTGCTCCTGTAGCTCTCTCCATCGCCGGCATCAGTGCTACACCGCCGACCAAGACGTTAGTCGCTGCTAAGGCCGTGCTCGAGGGAGATAAGATCGTTTACCGTTCGTTTTACAGGTGA
- a CDS encoding DUF3786 domain-containing protein, with protein MINLEKALHLAREEFRRRVTSVMGVKAGVRIDLEGRLVVPLYGREYALPVRDGEDVAPAVEILLLHYLTRASGLLPEGEKVSFKELPDGFIYNVPFTNRVIRPLVATFGKEPPLLLRAGERLGGKPVPFGDAAVELLALPRVPVTFIVWGGDAEFPPNGSILFDGTVPGYLSTEDCVVLAQMGVGALRAALKTLS; from the coding sequence ATGATAAACCTCGAAAAGGCCTTACACCTGGCGCGGGAGGAATTCCGGCGGCGGGTTACCTCCGTTATGGGCGTCAAAGCAGGGGTAAGGATCGATCTTGAGGGAAGGCTTGTAGTGCCGCTTTACGGGCGCGAGTACGCCTTGCCTGTTCGGGACGGGGAAGATGTGGCGCCTGCGGTAGAAATCCTCCTGCTGCACTACCTGACGCGAGCATCCGGCCTGCTACCAGAAGGAGAGAAGGTTTCTTTCAAGGAATTGCCCGATGGCTTTATCTACAACGTGCCTTTCACGAACAGAGTTATCCGGCCCTTGGTGGCGACGTTTGGCAAGGAACCACCACTGCTCTTAAGGGCGGGGGAGCGGCTGGGTGGGAAGCCTGTGCCTTTCGGGGATGCGGCCGTCGAGCTTCTGGCTTTGCCGCGCGTCCCCGTAACCTTTATCGTCTGGGGTGGTGACGCGGAGTTTCCGCCCAACGGCAGCATTCTCTTTGACGGTACGGTTCCCGGGTATCTCAGCACTGAAGATTGCGTGGTGCTGGCGCAGATGGGCGTGGGCGCTTTGCGCGCTGCGCTAAAGACCTTGAGTTGA
- the hisS gene encoding histidine--tRNA ligase, with amino-acid sequence MKKPRGVADILPGETERWQYLERVIRELTRVYGYREIRTPIFEFTELFQRGVGEDTDIVMKEMYSFRDRRGRSLTLRPEGTAGVVRAFIENGLHKWPQPVKLYYVGPMFRYDRPQTGRYRQFHQFGAEVFGTAEPVADAEVICLLMDFYARVGLRGLQLEINSVGCMSCRQALVAALREYFRGKAGGLCSHCLERVERNPLRILDCKEEGCRELLKEAPVPLDFLCGGCRSHFAAVQKELAACGVSFLVNGRLVRGLDYYTGTAFEVLVPGIGAQSAIGGGGRYDKLVETCGGPPTPGVGFAVGLERTLLALAEQGVELPGAAAPEVFVAFAGERAAGRVPAILRRLRAAGIATERDYSGRGLKGQLKQANKRAARWVVIVGEEELDRGNVSVRAMETGEQVEVPEVALVSWLKERLGQ; translated from the coding sequence GTGAAGAAGCCGCGGGGTGTGGCCGATATCCTTCCGGGAGAGACGGAGCGGTGGCAGTACCTGGAGCGGGTGATTCGCGAGCTTACCAGGGTTTACGGCTACCGGGAAATAAGAACGCCCATCTTTGAATTCACCGAGCTTTTTCAACGGGGCGTGGGTGAGGATACCGACATCGTGATGAAAGAGATGTACTCCTTCCGGGACCGCCGGGGCAGGAGCCTCACCCTGCGGCCGGAGGGAACGGCGGGAGTGGTCCGGGCTTTCATCGAAAACGGGCTTCACAAGTGGCCACAGCCGGTGAAACTTTACTACGTTGGGCCGATGTTCCGCTACGACCGCCCCCAGACGGGACGTTACCGGCAGTTTCACCAGTTCGGGGCGGAAGTCTTCGGCACGGCCGAGCCGGTGGCTGATGCCGAGGTGATTTGCCTCTTGATGGATTTTTACGCCCGGGTGGGACTGCGGGGGCTACAGTTAGAAATCAACAGCGTCGGCTGTATGTCTTGCCGCCAGGCCTTGGTCGCTGCGCTCCGGGAATATTTTCGGGGTAAAGCCGGCGGGCTTTGCTCCCACTGCCTTGAGCGGGTGGAGCGGAATCCCCTCCGGATCCTCGACTGTAAGGAGGAAGGCTGCCGAGAGCTCCTCAAGGAGGCGCCGGTCCCGCTTGATTTCCTCTGCGGCGGGTGCCGGAGCCATTTCGCCGCGGTTCAGAAGGAGCTTGCTGCCTGCGGGGTAAGTTTTTTGGTTAACGGGCGTCTCGTGCGGGGCCTTGACTACTACACGGGCACCGCTTTTGAGGTTCTGGTTCCCGGAATCGGTGCCCAGAGCGCGATCGGCGGCGGCGGCCGTTACGATAAGCTCGTCGAGACGTGCGGTGGGCCGCCTACTCCCGGAGTCGGGTTTGCGGTCGGGTTAGAGCGGACCCTGCTTGCGCTTGCGGAGCAGGGGGTAGAGCTGCCCGGGGCGGCCGCGCCAGAGGTCTTTGTTGCCTTTGCGGGGGAGAGGGCAGCCGGGCGTGTCCCCGCAATTCTCCGGCGGCTCCGGGCTGCCGGGATCGCGACGGAGCGGGATTACAGCGGGCGGGGGCTCAAGGGACAGCTGAAACAGGCAAACAAGCGCGCCGCGCGATGGGTGGTTATCGTCGGCGAGGAGGAACTCGACCGGGGCAATGTCTCCGTGCGCGCCATGGAAACAGGGGAACAGGTGGAGGTTCCGGAGGTGGCGCTTGTTTCGTGGCTTAAAGAGCGCCTGGGGCAGTGA
- the galT gene encoding galactose-1-phosphate uridylyltransferase, producing the protein MPEWRKDPVVDRWVAVSTERAKRPTDYRPPLEQKKQERCPLCEGHEGDTPPEVLAFRKPGSEPNRPGWWVRVVPNKFPACRVEEDNKMTRKDIYYTWCGVGAHEVIVETTDHEPNLINQTEWQVAEVIWAWRARSLDLRRDTRLKYISIFKNKGSVAGASLEHAHSQLIAIPMVPAEIKEELAGVRAYREERGRCVYCDVWQHEAATGERVVVEASHFISFVPYAARFPFEMWILPKKHQRDFADIDEAGVRDLAYVLRESLRRLAWTVYDPPYNLVLHTCPVNDVAEEDYHWHIEILPRLTIIAGFELGTGYYINPTPPEMAAAALREAGKWCPEVISAVQEVRAGV; encoded by the coding sequence TTGCCGGAGTGGCGTAAGGATCCGGTGGTGGACCGGTGGGTTGCGGTGAGCACTGAGCGGGCGAAGCGCCCTACGGATTACCGTCCGCCCCTGGAACAGAAAAAGCAGGAGCGGTGCCCGCTTTGCGAAGGGCACGAGGGTGATACTCCGCCCGAAGTGCTTGCTTTCCGGAAGCCGGGTAGCGAACCTAACCGGCCGGGCTGGTGGGTCCGGGTGGTCCCCAATAAATTTCCGGCCTGTCGTGTCGAAGAAGATAACAAGATGACCCGTAAGGACATCTACTATACCTGGTGCGGTGTCGGCGCACACGAAGTGATTGTTGAGACTACCGACCACGAGCCGAACCTGATCAACCAGACCGAATGGCAGGTGGCGGAGGTGATCTGGGCGTGGCGGGCCCGTTCCCTCGACCTGCGCCGGGATACCAGGCTGAAGTACATCTCTATTTTTAAGAATAAAGGCTCGGTGGCGGGCGCTTCCCTTGAGCATGCCCACTCCCAACTGATCGCTATACCGATGGTCCCTGCCGAGATCAAGGAGGAGCTTGCCGGCGTTCGCGCTTACCGGGAGGAGCGAGGGAGATGCGTTTATTGCGACGTTTGGCAGCATGAAGCGGCAACCGGGGAGCGGGTGGTGGTGGAGGCGAGCCACTTTATATCTTTTGTTCCCTACGCGGCACGCTTCCCTTTCGAGATGTGGATTTTACCCAAGAAGCACCAGCGTGATTTTGCGGACATCGACGAGGCCGGGGTACGCGATCTGGCTTACGTGCTGCGCGAGTCCTTGCGGCGCCTGGCGTGGACGGTTTACGACCCGCCTTACAACCTGGTGCTGCATACCTGCCCGGTTAATGACGTTGCTGAGGAGGACTATCACTGGCATATTGAAATCCTCCCGCGGCTGACGATTATCGCGGGCTTCGAGCTCGGCACTGGTTATTACATTAATCCGACCCCACCGGAGATGGCCGCTGCCGCCTTGCGGGAGGCGGGGAAATGGTGCCCGGAGGTTATCTCTGCGGTCCAGGAGGTGCGCGCCGGTGTTTGA
- a CDS encoding HD-GYP domain-containing protein, translating into MRRLPVAKLIPGMKVGQPVYDENGRIWLGKGVILTRRYIDRLSELGIPSIYVDDGLLDDIELVHVISEETRHKAVETVKCLFKDTPKARALSLPPEVHERVNDIVNQVLGSRGALYSLIDIRAEAEYLFCHSVNVCVLAVMAGATLGWGPEQLHDLALGALLHDIGMVRVPAEVLNKPRKLSKEEFEAIKKHTIYGEKMLEHYAVARVVARSHHERLDGQGYPDGLTGSMIPPVAQLTGMADIYDALTADRLHRRAYQPHEAYEMLAGTGNFWFDHELVEAFLYNIAAFPVGSVVRLSDQAVAVVTENRPGFSLYPRVRVLIEPDGKKPLSPREFWCHVEGVGVLQILDHDEVAVLGLAPA; encoded by the coding sequence ATGCGGCGTTTGCCAGTTGCGAAACTGATTCCGGGAATGAAGGTCGGACAACCGGTTTATGACGAAAACGGCCGGATCTGGCTTGGGAAGGGCGTAATCCTCACGCGCCGTTATATAGATAGACTGAGCGAGCTTGGTATTCCTTCAATTTACGTTGACGACGGACTTCTCGACGATATTGAGCTCGTGCACGTCATAAGTGAGGAAACCAGGCATAAAGCGGTCGAGACGGTAAAGTGCCTTTTTAAAGATACGCCGAAAGCAAGGGCCCTCAGCCTTCCACCTGAGGTGCACGAAAGGGTTAACGATATTGTCAATCAGGTGCTTGGTAGCAGGGGAGCGCTTTACAGCCTCATCGATATCCGCGCCGAGGCCGAGTACCTTTTTTGCCACTCGGTAAACGTGTGCGTCCTTGCGGTGATGGCCGGGGCAACCCTTGGCTGGGGCCCGGAGCAACTCCACGACCTTGCGCTGGGGGCGCTCCTGCATGATATCGGCATGGTACGCGTTCCGGCTGAGGTGCTCAATAAGCCCCGGAAGTTGAGTAAGGAAGAGTTTGAAGCGATCAAAAAACATACCATTTACGGCGAAAAGATGCTTGAGCACTATGCCGTGGCCAGGGTCGTCGCGCGCTCACACCACGAGCGTCTGGACGGGCAAGGATATCCGGACGGCTTAACCGGAAGCATGATTCCGCCGGTGGCACAGTTGACCGGGATGGCTGACATCTACGACGCTTTAACAGCGGACCGGCTACACCGGCGGGCTTACCAGCCTCACGAGGCGTACGAGATGCTGGCCGGCACCGGTAATTTCTGGTTTGACCACGAATTGGTGGAGGCTTTCCTTTATAATATCGCGGCCTTCCCGGTAGGGAGTGTGGTGCGCCTCAGTGATCAAGCCGTGGCCGTAGTTACCGAAAACCGCCCCGGTTTCTCGCTTTACCCACGCGTGCGGGTTCTGATCGAACCCGACGGGAAGAAACCTCTGTCTCCCCGGGAATTCTGGTGTCATGTGGAGGGGGTAGGAGTACTGCAAATATTGGACCACGATGAGGTGGCGGTGCTTGGTCTTGCCCCGGCGTAA
- a CDS encoding Hsp20/alpha crystallin family protein produces the protein MALMRRRDPFRDPFGEITTLREQMNRLWDVLRPGFGFRWGAPIEAATPRMDIYQTENEVVAVAEIPGLESKDDVEVTVTEDSLTLRGELKRGYEQQGEGIYHAERYYGSFSRTVGLPVEVKPEEATANYRNGILEIRMPKSEAGKRRSVRVPVH, from the coding sequence ATGGCCTTGATGCGGCGGCGTGATCCTTTTCGCGATCCTTTCGGCGAAATCACCACCCTGCGGGAGCAGATGAACCGGCTGTGGGACGTCTTGCGACCGGGCTTTGGCTTCCGCTGGGGGGCCCCCATCGAAGCAGCGACACCGCGCATGGACATCTACCAGACGGAAAATGAGGTAGTAGCGGTCGCTGAAATTCCGGGGCTTGAATCGAAGGATGACGTAGAAGTTACCGTCACTGAAGACTCCCTAACCTTGCGCGGCGAGCTGAAGCGCGGTTACGAGCAGCAAGGAGAAGGAATCTACCATGCAGAGCGCTATTACGGGAGCTTCAGCCGGACGGTCGGACTCCCGGTAGAGGTCAAACCTGAGGAAGCAACCGCCAATTACCGTAACGGTATCCTCGAAATCCGGATGCCGAAAAGCGAAGCCGGCAAGCGCCGGTCGGTCCGCGTTCCTGTCCATTAA